From the genome of Blautia pseudococcoides, one region includes:
- a CDS encoding NAD-dependent DNA ligase, whose protein sequence is MSAKYKTNHERMLELIEQLTKADIAYYRDDNPIMSDRDYDILMDELKDIESRTGLILSGSPTQKVSGEILESLAEVRHSKPMLSADKTKSVEDLVKFAAKQPVLISWKMDGLTLVLRYENGELIQAITRGREGIIGEDVTHTVRNFLNVPLTIPTKDSFEVRGEGVISWTNFEKINSGLEDPYTHPRNLASGSTRKLDAGEAKKRLLEFWAFELVSDYLEPESKLAQQQFLEHNGFSVVPYIYLDALHNETMIRDAIAAMDPKKFPYPVDGIIMEYDDVAYGKGLGATGHHENRLIALKWEDELYETTFIGLDVAVTRTGMVSLTGIFEPVSIDGAQVSRAYLHNYENYLDLALGRGDKIRVYKANMIIPQIAENLDKTGTCCVPLSCPCCGQMLSFRKSNGGIRQLFCENPHCSAKLVRKFVHFCEKTRMNIEGLSEKTLEQFVSHGWIRTFADLYALEQYRDEIVQTEGFGEKSFERLQTSIEKAAIVR, encoded by the coding sequence ATGAGTGCAAAATATAAAACAAACCATGAGCGTATGCTGGAATTGATTGAGCAGCTCACAAAGGCAGACATTGCCTATTACCGGGATGATAATCCCATTATGTCGGACAGGGATTACGATATCCTGATGGATGAATTGAAAGACATTGAGAGCCGAACCGGGTTGATCCTTTCCGGTTCCCCGACCCAAAAGGTGTCCGGCGAAATATTGGAGAGTCTGGCTGAGGTGCGCCATAGTAAACCTATGCTTTCAGCGGATAAGACCAAATCTGTTGAAGATCTGGTGAAGTTTGCGGCAAAACAGCCGGTGCTGATAAGCTGGAAAATGGATGGTCTGACACTGGTACTCCGCTATGAGAATGGCGAGCTGATTCAGGCCATTACCCGTGGGCGTGAAGGCATTATTGGAGAGGATGTAACGCATACTGTGCGCAATTTTCTTAACGTGCCTCTTACCATACCCACTAAGGATTCATTTGAGGTTCGAGGTGAAGGCGTCATCTCATGGACAAACTTTGAGAAAATCAATTCCGGTCTGGAGGATCCCTATACTCATCCCCGAAATCTTGCATCTGGCAGCACGCGCAAGCTTGACGCCGGCGAGGCAAAAAAGAGATTACTTGAGTTTTGGGCGTTTGAGCTTGTGAGCGATTATCTTGAGCCGGAAAGTAAACTTGCTCAGCAGCAGTTTTTAGAGCATAACGGTTTTTCGGTTGTACCATACATTTATCTGGATGCACTTCATAATGAAACAATGATTCGTGATGCAATTGCCGCTATGGATCCTAAGAAGTTCCCTTACCCAGTAGACGGAATTATCATGGAATATGATGATGTTGCCTACGGAAAAGGTCTGGGAGCCACAGGGCATCACGAAAACCGTTTGATTGCATTGAAGTGGGAAGACGAGCTGTATGAAACCACATTCATTGGTCTGGATGTGGCGGTCACTCGTACTGGGATGGTCAGTCTGACAGGTATCTTCGAGCCGGTGTCTATTGACGGCGCTCAAGTCAGCCGGGCATATCTGCATAACTATGAGAATTATCTGGACCTTGCCTTGGGGCGTGGCGATAAGATTCGCGTGTATAAGGCAAACATGATTATTCCGCAGATTGCAGAGAATCTCGATAAGACCGGAACCTGCTGTGTTCCGCTCAGCTGCCCCTGTTGTGGTCAGATGCTGAGTTTTCGGAAAAGCAACGGCGGTATTCGCCAGCTATTCTGTGAGAATCCGCATTGTTCTGCCAAACTGGTGCGAAAGTTTGTCCACTTTTGTGAGAAAACGAGAATGAATATTGAGGGCCTGTCGGAAAAAACTCTGGAGCAGTTTGTAAGTCATGGCTGGATTCGGACGTTTGCAGATTTATATGCGTTGGAGCAATATCGTGATGAGATTGTCCAGACGGAGGGCTTTGGGGAGAAATCCTTTGAGCGGCTGCAGACATCCATTGAAAAAGCCGCCATTGTACGTTAG
- a CDS encoding BRCT domain-containing protein, translated as MVGRHAGRDLDSYFHGSWEAFEQAIEDGFDFTQLPDFGETMHNNIYTWYADTEEEKLWRPLLEKIEFEKENFDMNTNTTNPFFGKIVVATGKLENYTRDGIQMKLMQLGAKPASSITKKTDYLIVGEKAGSKLAKAQQLGIRTLTEEQFEAMLA; from the coding sequence ATGGTGGGAAGACATGCCGGACGTGATTTGGACAGCTATTTTCATGGATCGTGGGAAGCGTTTGAACAGGCCATTGAGGACGGCTTCGACTTTACACAGCTTCCGGATTTCGGCGAGACGATGCACAACAACATTTATACATGGTATGCGGATACAGAGGAAGAAAAACTCTGGCGTCCGCTGCTTGAAAAAATTGAATTTGAAAAGGAGAATTTTGATATGAATACAAATACAACAAACCCGTTCTTTGGAAAAATCGTAGTGGCAACCGGGAAACTGGAGAATTACACCCGTGACGGTATTCAGATGAAGCTGATGCAGCTTGGCGCCAAACCGGCAAGCTCGATTACAAAGAAAACAGACTATTTGATTGTTGGAGAGAAGGCCGGCAGCAAGCTTGCGAAGGCGCAGCAGCTCGGTATCAGGACACTGACAGAGGAACAATTTGAGGCGATGCTGGCGTAA
- a CDS encoding DUF4262 domain-containing protein, with the protein MDQKIDWLIHLVANGACDECGEVETDFLPYMCNAHTHGLERYGHLDFQMVLFLPTEEIGRILNTLGLRVQSGERFQSGDMVSGIYEDCDVRLDEYEETGRKVLRVIIPDANNIFPGEGDCTLPYCLQLLKTDELCAERGIPS; encoded by the coding sequence ATGGATCAGAAAATTGACTGGCTCATCCATCTGGTGGCCAATGGCGCTTGTGATGAATGTGGTGAGGTAGAAACAGATTTTTTGCCCTATATGTGCAATGCCCACACCCACGGGCTGGAACGCTATGGGCACTTGGATTTCCAAATGGTACTTTTTTTGCCGACGGAGGAGATTGGACGAATCCTCAATACTTTGGGGCTAAGAGTTCAGTCTGGAGAACGCTTCCAGTCTGGAGATATGGTTTCCGGAATTTATGAAGACTGCGATGTGCGCTTGGATGAGTATGAGGAAACCGGGCGCAAGGTTTTGCGGGTCATCATACCAGATGCGAACAATATCTTCCCAGGGGAAGGAGATTGTACGCTCCCATACTGTCTGCAGCTCTTGAAGACAGATGAGCTCTGTGCAGAAAGGGGGATACCATCGTGA
- a CDS encoding P-loop NTPase family protein: MSAYMNNIFNYSRSLPEPFDTLTNKKVSVSSKYGDGTNATLCSTVIKAVHAVCRCMDGSAEGAVGVIDHRTVAEYKSSMGPDDYHLVVYDSNSGSLMASVYDKNTETFENYVLNTSGRDGAAVMMALFPVLMNDEEFSDNFELYRDQFSHGFSDLPSATEYMAMLCDNAYRRIKNTACTAAVKVSVDKAGNLMRVSQVQLDSGAFEPTHVIAGEFTIFAKTERVTVKKAEEIVEHADFVGKYKLHSRTMSSQEKQLIPVLPEWYIIPQEVVDICKHAQATTGKPTQMRNFLLRGPSGTGKTRSAKAIAAGLGLPYMAYTCSAGTEIYDCATRS, from the coding sequence ATGAGTGCATATATGAACAATATTTTCAATTACAGCCGTTCCTTACCGGAACCGTTTGATACGCTGACGAACAAAAAGGTGTCAGTGTCATCGAAATATGGAGATGGGACAAATGCAACTTTGTGTTCAACAGTCATAAAAGCGGTACATGCAGTTTGCCGCTGCATGGATGGCAGCGCCGAAGGAGCTGTCGGGGTCATCGACCACAGGACAGTTGCTGAATACAAATCGTCCATGGGGCCTGATGATTATCATCTGGTAGTATATGACAGCAATTCCGGTTCGTTAATGGCAAGTGTGTATGACAAGAACACGGAAACTTTTGAAAACTATGTGCTGAACACATCAGGGCGTGACGGAGCTGCCGTTATGATGGCACTATTTCCAGTGCTTATGAATGACGAGGAATTCAGTGATAATTTTGAATTGTACCGCGATCAGTTTAGTCATGGATTTTCAGATTTACCCTCGGCTACGGAGTATATGGCCATGCTTTGTGACAACGCTTACAGACGTATCAAGAATACCGCTTGTACAGCAGCCGTCAAGGTGAGTGTGGACAAGGCCGGAAATCTGATGCGTGTATCTCAGGTGCAGCTGGATTCCGGCGCTTTTGAGCCTACCCATGTGATTGCGGGGGAATTTACAATCTTTGCGAAGACAGAAAGGGTTACTGTAAAAAAAGCAGAGGAGATCGTTGAACACGCAGATTTTGTCGGAAAATATAAATTGCATTCAAGGACTATGAGCAGCCAGGAAAAGCAGCTCATACCGGTGCTCCCGGAATGGTACATCATTCCGCAGGAAGTCGTTGATATCTGTAAACATGCTCAGGCAACTACCGGGAAACCGACGCAGATGAGGAATTTCCTCCTCCGTGGACCGTCAGGAACCGGAAAGACCAGAAGTGCAAAAGCGATTGCAGCAGGACTGGGGCTTCCGTATATGGCATATACCTGCTCAGCAGGAACAGAGATATATGATTGTGCGACTCGTTCTTGA
- a CDS encoding YodL domain-containing protein: protein MKITLYQIIPEPENRYLIFSDLRSIRAASGGHVPAEIYEAVFSGDLDIAVPRNAKNKMDQELAELEAVYVRFNVSHPEGFRGRSMTMSDVVEIIRSEKESRFFFCDRFVFEEIAFEKEKADFGRL, encoded by the coding sequence GTGAAAATCACGTTGTATCAAATCATCCCGGAACCGGAAAACAGATACTTGATATTCAGCGATTTGAGAAGCATCCGGGCGGCAAGTGGCGGACATGTCCCGGCTGAGATTTACGAAGCCGTATTCAGCGGGGATTTGGACATCGCCGTGCCCCGGAATGCCAAAAACAAAATGGATCAAGAACTTGCCGAACTGGAAGCGGTATATGTACGTTTTAACGTATCGCATCCGGAGGGCTTCCGTGGACGCTCCATGACCATGTCGGATGTAGTCGAAATCATCCGTTCCGAAAAGGAAAGCAGGTTTTTCTTCTGTGACCGGTTCGTGTTTGAGGAGATTGCATTTGAAAAGGAAAAAGCTGATTTTGGGCGCCTGTAG
- the ltrA gene encoding group II intron reverse transcriptase/maturase, producing MTSRNKKQRKLRNAEYYDIQGILDKLYADSKNGKIFTNLVELICLPQNVELAYRNLKKNSGSKTAGVDDKNIDDLAKLTNEQIIEYVRKRLNYYKPHKVRRVEIPKKNGKMRPLGIPTIYDRLIQQCILQILEPICEAKFYPHSYGFRPNKCCEHAMARAYKLAQNHKLHHVVDVDIKGFFDNVNHGKLLKQMWTLGLRDKKLICIVSQMLKAEIAGIGVPTKGTPQGGILSSLLANIVLNELDWWIASQWEIFPTKYQYKSDVMRKGKPGISHGHRYRAQRETKLKECYIVRYADDFKIFCRNRKDAERIFQATTQWLKERLFLEISPEKSRIVNLRKGYSEFLGIRFKLIAKGKEKDGSPKFVIKSHICDSAIEKIAEKMYVSVSNLAHCADKRELHVVVDSINLYVLGIHQYYQMATHIVTDLNQINRSVLSRLGHKKNLKCLLTEQGEAKLPKYVVQKYSASKCMRYIKGRALIPIGFVQTKPPMFQKSGVCKYTAEGRSLIHDDLKTINISILHYLMNHPNWNRSVEYNDNRLALYCAQNGKCAITGKVLEIGDIHCHHIVPIYAGGTDKYRNLKIVCVDIHKLIHAVDERTIRGLLEKVKLNAYQLKRLNYLRKIAGNQEIQTA from the coding sequence TTGACAAGCCGAAATAAAAAGCAAAGAAAGCTGCGGAATGCCGAATATTACGACATCCAAGGCATACTGGACAAACTGTATGCAGATAGCAAGAACGGGAAGATATTCACCAACCTGGTGGAATTGATATGTTTACCTCAAAATGTCGAACTCGCATACAGAAACCTCAAGAAAAACAGCGGTAGCAAAACGGCGGGAGTTGATGACAAAAATATTGATGACCTCGCCAAACTGACAAACGAACAGATTATCGAGTATGTGAGAAAGCGCCTGAACTACTACAAGCCGCATAAAGTCCGGAGAGTGGAAATCCCCAAGAAGAACGGTAAAATGAGACCACTTGGAATCCCCACAATTTACGACCGATTGATTCAGCAGTGTATTCTCCAGATTTTGGAGCCTATATGTGAAGCAAAGTTCTACCCGCATAGTTACGGTTTCCGACCGAATAAATGCTGTGAACACGCTATGGCAAGGGCTTATAAACTGGCGCAGAATCATAAACTGCATCACGTTGTAGATGTGGATATCAAAGGTTTCTTTGACAACGTGAATCACGGGAAACTACTCAAACAAATGTGGACTTTAGGGCTCAGGGACAAAAAGCTGATTTGCATAGTCTCCCAAATGTTAAAAGCAGAGATAGCAGGCATAGGTGTGCCAACAAAAGGCACGCCGCAGGGAGGAATTCTATCATCCCTGTTGGCAAACATCGTACTTAATGAGTTGGACTGGTGGATTGCATCACAATGGGAAATCTTCCCTACAAAATACCAGTATAAAAGTGATGTTATGCGGAAAGGTAAGCCTGGTATTAGCCATGGACACCGATACAGAGCGCAACGTGAGACAAAACTCAAAGAGTGTTATATCGTCAGATATGCCGATGACTTCAAAATTTTCTGCCGAAACAGAAAGGATGCGGAAAGGATATTCCAAGCCACAACACAGTGGTTGAAAGAAAGGCTGTTTCTTGAAATCAGTCCCGAAAAGTCCCGTATCGTAAACCTACGAAAAGGGTATTCGGAATTTCTGGGAATCCGTTTCAAACTGATAGCAAAAGGCAAAGAAAAAGATGGGTCACCCAAATTCGTTATCAAATCGCATATATGCGACTCTGCGATTGAAAAAATTGCAGAGAAAATGTATGTGTCTGTGAGTAACTTAGCTCACTGTGCAGACAAACGAGAACTGCATGTTGTGGTAGATAGTATCAATCTATACGTGCTGGGAATCCACCAATATTACCAAATGGCAACTCACATAGTCACAGACCTAAACCAAATAAACCGCTCAGTCTTGTCCAGACTCGGACACAAGAAAAACCTGAAATGCCTACTCACCGAGCAGGGTGAAGCCAAGCTGCCAAAGTATGTGGTACAGAAATACAGTGCCTCAAAATGTATGCGCTATATCAAGGGCAGAGCGTTGATTCCAATAGGATTCGTGCAAACAAAGCCGCCAATGTTCCAGAAAAGTGGTGTATGCAAATACACAGCAGAAGGACGGTCGCTGATACACGATGATTTGAAGACCATCAACATCTCTATTCTGCACTACTTGATGAATCACCCCAACTGGAACCGCAGTGTGGAGTACAACGACAATCGTTTGGCTCTATACTGTGCGCAAAATGGAAAGTGCGCTATTACAGGCAAAGTGCTGGAAATTGGTGATATTCATTGTCATCACATTGTACCTATCTATGCGGGAGGAACGGACAAATATCGGAATCTCAAGATCGTGTGTGTGGACATCCACAAACTCATCCACGCCGTGGATGAAAGAACGATAAGGGGACTTCTGGAAAAAGTCAAACTGAACGCATATCAGCTAAAACGGCTAAACTATCTGCGGAAAATAGCGGGTAATCAGGAAATACAAACGGCTTGA
- a CDS encoding N-6 DNA methylase produces MVKKKTYQDELVDEIKNLAQSQGLNHVFTTFLEIAANCISAQMDPSNAEEREKRYEEMASTMEPKILNCYARMLALLALAIYEHEEDPCDILGSIYHELRLNNEWNGQYFTPDYICRLMAQIVDPVNEHSEAEEPIMINEPACGSGTIVIGAVWAMKRKNFDFRHKSFFVAQDIDIRCVWMAYIQLSLYGIPAVVIHGDTLAMKEWSRWYTPLASVPFGKRKCTAYSAEEGVAKIG; encoded by the coding sequence GTGGTTAAAAAGAAAACATATCAAGATGAGTTGGTTGATGAAATCAAGAATCTGGCGCAGTCACAGGGGTTGAATCATGTCTTTACTACCTTTTTGGAGATTGCAGCAAACTGTATCTCTGCGCAGATGGATCCGTCAAACGCAGAAGAGCGTGAGAAGCGGTATGAGGAGATGGCATCCACGATGGAACCTAAAATCCTTAACTGCTACGCGCGTATGCTTGCTCTGCTTGCCCTTGCTATTTATGAGCATGAGGAGGATCCCTGCGATATTCTTGGCAGTATTTATCATGAGCTTCGCTTAAATAACGAGTGGAACGGACAATATTTTACTCCGGATTATATCTGCCGGTTGATGGCTCAGATTGTAGATCCAGTGAATGAGCATTCAGAAGCGGAAGAACCTATCATGATCAACGAACCAGCTTGTGGCTCGGGTACGATAGTGATTGGTGCAGTATGGGCAATGAAGCGGAAAAATTTCGATTTTCGGCACAAGAGTTTTTTTGTTGCCCAGGATATTGATATCCGCTGCGTGTGGATGGCGTATATCCAACTCAGTCTGTACGGAATTCCGGCTGTGGTCATTCATGGCGACACTTTAGCAATGAAAGAATGGTCCCGTTGGTACACTCCATTGGCGTCAGTTCCTTTCGGAAAAAGGAAATGCACTGCCTATAGCGCAGAGGAAGGGGTGGCGAAGATTGGATAA
- a CDS encoding single-stranded DNA-binding protein codes for MLKVFATQVVVSKGYDNTPALRFSENGDSVRFRIGKKVYDPHAENDSRWINLPVKAFNGVCERIKKMQLKEGSYVNLIGRLDEDSWEDKDTKELRKMMVIILDDIEYASGGGKSKENQTAAGQQNAAPQNAAPQNTAPQNAAAAPATGAETSGNFTGYEAFGGGSFFDEN; via the coding sequence ATGTTAAAAGTTTTTGCAACACAAGTCGTCGTATCCAAAGGTTATGACAACACGCCAGCTCTTCGCTTTTCTGAGAATGGAGATTCTGTGAGGTTCCGTATTGGCAAGAAGGTCTATGACCCTCATGCTGAAAACGACAGCCGCTGGATCAACCTTCCGGTTAAGGCGTTTAACGGCGTATGCGAACGCATCAAGAAGATGCAGCTGAAAGAGGGTTCTTATGTGAATCTGATCGGCAGACTGGACGAAGATTCCTGGGAAGATAAGGATACCAAAGAACTCAGAAAAATGATGGTTATCATTCTGGATGACATTGAGTATGCTTCCGGTGGAGGAAAGTCCAAGGAGAACCAGACAGCTGCAGGACAGCAAAATGCAGCTCCCCAAAATGCGGCTCCCCAGAATACAGCTCCGCAGAATGCTGCGGCAGCTCCTGCGACAGGTGCTGAAACGTCCGGAAATTTTACCGGATATGAGGCATTTGGCGGCGGATCATTCTTTGATGAAAACTGA
- a CDS encoding YkgJ family cysteine cluster protein has translation MDTRLKNIVDNLETMKIGVDEPFPFHCTMCGKCCINREDILLTPRDIYNMAKELGITTKELFETYCETFIGCDSRMPIVRLKPRGSIRRCPLMKDRKCSVHKAKPTVCALFPIGRCLIFEKDINPSEKISVSQIQYIFTNPGCGDNSKTHTVREWLEEFGMSLEDEFFIKWQQTIVELGQFFREAEKTASERIMELSWTAAFIGLYLHYDVAQDFMPQFEKNAQEITALLQLAPIKEGGGKNE, from the coding sequence ATGGATACAAGATTAAAAAATATCGTTGATAATTTAGAAACAATGAAAATCGGTGTGGATGAGCCATTTCCGTTTCACTGCACTATGTGCGGTAAATGCTGCATCAATCGGGAGGATATTCTTTTAACGCCGAGAGATATTTATAACATGGCAAAGGAGCTTGGGATAACGACTAAAGAACTGTTTGAAACCTACTGCGAGACTTTTATTGGCTGCGACTCCCGTATGCCGATAGTCAGATTGAAGCCTCGTGGCTCCATAAGAAGATGCCCGTTGATGAAAGATAGAAAATGTTCTGTCCATAAGGCAAAACCAACGGTATGCGCGCTGTTTCCAATAGGAAGATGTCTTATATTTGAAAAGGATATAAATCCTTCGGAGAAAATTTCGGTAAGCCAGATACAGTATATTTTTACCAATCCAGGGTGCGGTGATAATTCTAAAACCCATACGGTACGTGAATGGCTTGAGGAGTTCGGAATGTCGTTAGAGGATGAGTTCTTTATTAAATGGCAGCAGACAATTGTGGAATTAGGGCAGTTTTTCCGTGAAGCGGAAAAGACAGCCAGTGAGCGTATTATGGAGCTTTCATGGACAGCGGCTTTTATCGGATTATATCTGCATTACGATGTGGCTCAGGATTTTATGCCGCAGTTTGAAAAGAATGCACAAGAAATCACTGCATTACTGCAACTGGCACCCATAAAGGAAGGCGGTGGAAAAAATGAATGA
- a CDS encoding nitric oxide reductase activation protein NorD encodes MARVNHKLVKQRLNEQRSKISDRQFFSSRLLAGHFEDLAAAQTRRYRYNRRVRVNLYWKPREKHVASTDNMLIRINAGNSMVTKVKGRENRYQIVCGMFAHELGHVLYTDFLAAQTHTNYLGSYRWYPYPPDLKTTADARNEKAFWNYVKTDPKNLEMVQMVSHYISNVIEDGYIENRMLNNFPGTLGYGLEKLREQHFEHIETVTQLIENEDEGKHIFESILQIMLSYGKFGEIKYGDEPLSDERIQSVFGLITDIDSALMSKSGKDRLNVVNMVLVRCWDYIESFCEECKKRQEEAEASGGSTSLAETLSEVLGAITGGSELGEGNSTPVPEASGETEESATAGKRAQTHADAENEDDSQTDSKTEENPSGSGESDNSSDEDAIPLNGRNSGSGKEETSDTEQGRIPYHQSESLSEPVGGSVEKNEDYEREHYDRAAADIERLLDKMAEKAACEQLENERIQELNDVAQNISYGNIHEGVPIRINRIASVDEELIEQYNAIAGPLINISRQLQKSLQKQLKENRRGGKLTGLIMGRRLDVHALCRNDGKVFYKNNLPNEIPELAVGLLLDESGSMCSCDRCTYARASAIILYDFCQSLDIPVMVYGHSTDYTDVGNTVALYSYAEFDGFDHDDKYRMMDIAARGSNRDGAALRFVAEQLSKRPEAVKILILVSDGQPADSGYSGSAAEEDLRGIKQEYQRKGILFVAAAIGDDKQNIERIYGDSFMDISDLKQLPTKLTAVVKRHIRV; translated from the coding sequence ATGGCGAGGGTGAATCATAAGTTAGTAAAACAGCGGCTCAATGAGCAGCGCAGTAAAATCTCAGACCGACAATTCTTCTCGTCCCGTCTTTTGGCGGGACATTTTGAAGATTTGGCGGCAGCACAGACGAGGCGGTATCGTTATAACCGACGGGTCCGCGTTAATCTTTACTGGAAACCGAGAGAAAAGCATGTGGCATCAACAGATAATATGCTTATACGTATCAATGCCGGGAATTCTATGGTCACGAAGGTAAAGGGGCGGGAAAACCGCTACCAGATCGTATGCGGCATGTTCGCACATGAACTGGGTCATGTCCTTTATACGGACTTCTTGGCGGCGCAGACACATACCAATTATTTGGGAAGTTACCGTTGGTATCCTTATCCGCCGGATCTGAAAACGACAGCGGATGCACGGAACGAAAAGGCATTCTGGAATTATGTGAAAACCGATCCAAAAAATCTTGAGATGGTGCAGATGGTTTCCCATTATATTTCCAATGTAATTGAGGATGGGTATATCGAAAACAGGATGTTGAATAATTTTCCGGGCACATTGGGATACGGCCTTGAAAAGCTGCGGGAGCAGCATTTTGAACATATTGAAACAGTGACACAGCTGATTGAAAATGAGGATGAAGGAAAGCATATTTTTGAAAGCATCCTCCAGATCATGTTGTCTTATGGCAAATTTGGAGAAATCAAGTATGGAGACGAACCGCTCAGCGACGAAAGGATTCAGTCAGTGTTTGGCCTGATTACCGATATTGACAGTGCTTTAATGAGCAAGTCCGGAAAAGACCGGTTGAATGTCGTCAATATGGTACTGGTAAGGTGCTGGGACTATATCGAATCTTTTTGTGAGGAATGTAAAAAACGTCAGGAAGAGGCGGAAGCCTCCGGCGGTTCCACCAGTCTTGCAGAAACCTTATCGGAAGTGCTGGGAGCGATTACCGGCGGTTCTGAATTGGGTGAGGGAAACAGCACACCGGTACCGGAAGCTTCTGGTGAGACAGAAGAATCTGCGACGGCAGGCAAACGTGCACAGACCCATGCAGACGCCGAGAATGAGGATGATTCCCAGACTGACTCTAAAACGGAAGAAAATCCATCTGGGTCTGGGGAAAGCGATAATTCTTCAGATGAAGACGCAATCCCGCTGAATGGGAGGAATTCTGGTTCTGGAAAAGAGGAAACTTCCGATACTGAGCAAGGGCGTATTCCTTATCACCAGTCAGAATCGCTCTCAGAACCTGTTGGTGGTTCCGTAGAAAAAAACGAAGATTACGAGCGGGAGCATTACGACCGTGCGGCGGCTGATATTGAACGCCTTCTGGATAAAATGGCGGAAAAGGCGGCCTGCGAGCAGTTGGAGAATGAAAGGATTCAGGAGCTGAATGATGTCGCTCAGAACATTTCCTATGGGAATATCCATGAAGGAGTACCTATCCGAATCAATCGGATTGCCTCTGTGGATGAGGAGCTTATAGAACAGTATAATGCTATTGCGGGACCTTTGATCAATATTTCCCGCCAGCTGCAGAAGAGTTTGCAGAAGCAGCTCAAGGAAAATCGAAGAGGCGGCAAGCTGACCGGTCTTATCATGGGCCGACGTCTGGATGTGCACGCATTGTGCAGGAACGATGGGAAGGTGTTTTACAAAAATAACCTGCCCAATGAAATTCCGGAACTGGCAGTCGGTCTGCTTCTGGATGAGTCAGGATCCATGTGTTCCTGTGACCGCTGTACTTATGCAAGAGCCTCGGCTATCATTCTGTATGATTTCTGTCAGAGCCTGGACATTCCGGTAATGGTCTATGGTCATTCCACCGATTATACCGATGTTGGAAATACGGTGGCACTGTATTCCTATGCGGAATTTGACGGCTTTGACCACGATGATAAATACCGTATGATGGACATTGCGGCCAGAGGCAGTAACCGTGACGGAGCAGCGCTTCGTTTTGTAGCGGAACAGCTGTCTAAGCGGCCGGAAGCAGTAAAAATCCTCATACTGGTTTCAGATGGGCAGCCTGCTGACAGTGGATATAGCGGTTCTGCAGCTGAGGAGGATCTACGCGGCATCAAACAGGAATATCAGCGCAAAGGCATTTTATTTGTAGCTGCGGCAATTGGAGATGACAAGCAGAACATTGAGAGAATCTACGGAGACTCATTCATGGATATCTCGGATTTAAAACAACTGCCCACAAAACTGACCGCTGTAGTTAAGCGGCATATAAGGGTATAA
- a CDS encoding YkgJ family cysteine cluster protein: MKEFMTKMVPVNLSDRFPFKCRMCGACCRHVRESVPLESLDAFRLAKHLRDKGENVSCVEDVLATYAEPVLLSENGYTVFMLKTAGADDACIFLKDNRCTIHSVHPRACRTYPIAVGPYELGGYEQYLSMEQPHHYSGPQMSVKKWIQKRCSKQDFEFLNTDIGSVQEIERLLKRIPEQNRTRAVMMFLFYKYSDYDLDKSFFPQFKSNNDKLLAALRKMADDGDN, encoded by the coding sequence ATGAAAGAATTCATGACAAAAATGGTTCCTGTCAATCTGTCAGACAGATTTCCATTTAAATGCAGGATGTGCGGCGCTTGCTGCCGGCATGTCAGGGAAAGCGTGCCGCTGGAGAGTCTGGATGCTTTTCGGCTTGCCAAACATCTGAGAGACAAAGGTGAAAATGTGAGCTGCGTGGAAGATGTGCTTGCTACCTATGCGGAGCCTGTCTTGCTTAGTGAAAATGGATACACGGTATTTATGCTGAAAACAGCTGGAGCGGATGATGCGTGCATTTTTCTGAAAGATAATCGGTGTACGATTCATTCGGTTCATCCAAGGGCGTGCCGTACATATCCCATTGCTGTGGGACCGTATGAACTTGGCGGATATGAACAGTATCTCAGTATGGAACAGCCGCATCACTATTCTGGTCCGCAGATGTCCGTGAAAAAATGGATTCAGAAGCGCTGCAGCAAGCAGGATTTTGAATTTTTGAACACGGATATCGGTTCGGTACAGGAAATCGAAAGATTACTGAAGAGGATTCCTGAGCAAAATCGGACAAGGGCCGTGATGATGTTCCTTTTCTACAAGTATTCGGATTACGATCTGGATAAGTCTTTCTTTCCACAGTTCAAAAGCAATAACGATAAGTTGCTGGCTGCTTTGCGCAAAATGGCAGATGACGGAGACAATTAA